In one window of Arcobacter sp. CECT 8983 DNA:
- the purC gene encoding phosphoribosylaminoimidazolesuccinocarboxamide synthase codes for MNKTELLYEGKAKRIWKTEDETLLISEFKDDLTAFNGELKSQEEGKGALNNKISTELFKLLNENGIQTHFVEMLDDNNMLHKKCKVISIEVIIRNIATGSLTKNLGIQDGTVLPFTLVEFDYKNDALGDPKINDQHALILGLVNHQDELDKLRRVAREINDILKPYFFEKGLKLVDFKLEFGYDTNGNIILIDELSPDNCRFWDVESGESMDKDRFRKGKGGLKVAYENVLNRILNK; via the coding sequence ATGAATAAAACTGAGCTTTTATATGAAGGTAAAGCAAAAAGAATTTGGAAAACAGAAGATGAAACTCTTTTAATTTCTGAATTTAAAGATGATTTAACTGCGTTTAATGGTGAACTGAAATCTCAAGAAGAGGGAAAAGGTGCCTTAAACAATAAAATCTCTACAGAATTATTTAAATTATTAAATGAAAATGGGATTCAAACACATTTTGTTGAAATGCTTGATGATAATAATATGCTTCATAAAAAATGTAAAGTAATTTCTATTGAGGTAATTATTAGAAATATTGCAACAGGTTCTTTAACAAAAAACTTAGGTATTCAAGATGGAACAGTTTTACCATTTACATTAGTTGAATTTGATTATAAAAACGATGCTTTAGGTGATCCAAAAATCAATGATCAACATGCTTTAATTTTAGGTTTAGTTAATCACCAAGATGAATTAGACAAACTAAGAAGAGTAGCAAGAGAAATAAATGATATTTTAAAACCTTATTTCTTTGAAAAAGGATTAAAGCTAGTTGATTTTAAATTAGAGTTTGGTTATGACACTAATGGAAACATAATTTTAATTGATGAGTTATCTCCTGATAACTGTAGATTTTGGGATGTAGAGTCAGGTGAGTCTATGGATAAAGATAGATTTAGAAAAGGAAAAGGCGGACTTAAAGTAGCCTATG